In the genome of Thermodesulfobacteriota bacterium, one region contains:
- a CDS encoding RidA family protein — translation MIKVEEKLKELGIEILDVPRPLGAYKSAVISGNLIFVSGQLPIENGELRYKGRVGEEVSIEDGIQASRIASLNALSVMKKELGDLDRIKRILKITGYVSSASNFDMQAKIVNGASELFYLVFGEDGTHARAAVGVCGLPLGAPVEIEVIAEIST, via the coding sequence ATGATAAAGGTTGAGGAGAAATTAAAAGAGCTCGGAATAGAGATTCTTGATGTGCCTAGACCCTTAGGTGCTTACAAATCGGCTGTTATTTCGGGAAATCTTATTTTCGTATCCGGCCAGTTACCCATAGAAAATGGCGAACTCAGATACAAGGGCAGAGTCGGAGAAGAAGTATCGATTGAAGACGGCATCCAGGCCTCAAGAATTGCATCACTGAACGCATTGTCAGTTATGAAAAAAGAACTGGGAGATCTGGATCGGATAAAACGAATCTTAAAGATCACAGGGTATGTTTCCAGTGCATCAAACTTTGATATGCAGGCAAAGATAGTCAATGGCGCATCTGAGCTCTTTTACCTCGTCTTTGGAGAAGATGGAACTCACGCCCGTGCTGCTGTTGGCGTTTGCGGACTCCCTCTTGGTGCCCCAGTCGAAATAGAAGTTATAGCCGAGATAAGTACTTAA
- a CDS encoding DegQ family serine endoprotease — protein MRKSATLLIFLTIISTCFVLATTRLTAQTNELRSLSGLVKRLSPSVVNISTTNTTKFGMTPHQSPFGERGNDPFEEFFNRFFGDLPQREFKRKGLGSGFIISEDGYIITNNHVVEKADDIKVILEDGESYKANIIGKDPKTDLALVKIEPKHKLNAVTLGRSNTLEIGDWVVAIGNPFGLGNTVTAGIISAKGRSLGLGAYDDFIQTDAAINPGNSGGPLFNLNGEVVGVNTAIIAGGQGIGFAIPVDMARNVVEQLQNKGKVVRGWLGVLVQQITPEIAESLNLNQPEGALVSDVTPDGPADKAGIKRGDIIVAVDGNRIEDMPDLPKTVATNKPGTVSKLTYIRNGKEKTVDLTLGELPEEVAVSTSLRNNDAERNLGLIVQEINPQIQRRFGIEESKGVIITNVNPGSIGYEAGLMGGDIILEINKAYIGNLDDYRKSVDSLKEGQTALLLVRRATNTIYVALKIEDQHDKG, from the coding sequence ATGAGAAAGTCTGCTACGCTTCTAATATTCTTAACCATTATTTCAACCTGTTTTGTATTAGCTACTACTAGGCTAACCGCACAGACAAATGAACTAAGGTCTTTATCGGGACTCGTTAAAAGACTAAGCCCATCGGTTGTCAACATTAGCACGACCAATACCACAAAATTCGGCATGACACCGCACCAATCTCCATTCGGCGAAAGAGGAAATGATCCATTTGAGGAGTTTTTCAATAGATTTTTTGGCGACTTACCTCAAAGAGAATTCAAAAGAAAGGGCCTTGGTTCGGGATTTATCATAAGTGAAGACGGCTATATCATTACCAACAATCACGTAGTAGAGAAGGCAGATGATATTAAAGTAATCCTTGAGGATGGAGAAAGCTATAAGGCAAATATAATTGGGAAGGACCCAAAGACTGATCTGGCACTCGTTAAAATCGAGCCGAAGCACAAATTGAACGCAGTTACCTTGGGTAGATCAAACACACTTGAAATTGGAGATTGGGTTGTTGCTATAGGGAATCCATTTGGACTAGGAAATACGGTAACCGCCGGAATCATAAGTGCCAAAGGTAGATCGCTTGGACTCGGAGCATATGATGATTTCATCCAAACCGATGCTGCAATAAATCCCGGAAACAGTGGAGGTCCGCTCTTTAATCTCAATGGCGAGGTTGTGGGCGTAAACACAGCAATAATTGCCGGGGGTCAGGGCATAGGTTTTGCAATTCCCGTCGACATGGCAAGAAATGTAGTCGAACAACTCCAAAACAAAGGGAAAGTAGTAAGGGGATGGTTGGGGGTGTTGGTTCAGCAGATAACCCCTGAAATCGCGGAAAGCTTAAACCTTAACCAGCCTGAAGGTGCTTTAGTATCGGACGTAACTCCTGACGGGCCTGCGGATAAAGCAGGAATAAAGAGAGGAGATATTATCGTAGCAGTCGATGGAAACAGGATAGAGGATATGCCAGATCTACCAAAGACGGTGGCGACTAATAAGCCTGGAACCGTATCAAAATTAACATATATTAGAAATGGTAAGGAAAAAACCGTCGACTTAACACTTGGTGAACTCCCTGAAGAAGTGGCTGTGTCCACAAGCCTAAGAAATAATGATGCTGAAAGGAATCTCGGCCTCATTGTTCAAGAAATTAATCCTCAAATACAGAGGAGATTTGGAATAGAAGAATCCAAAGGGGTCATCATTACCAATGTAAATCCTGGTTCAATCGGATACGAAGCCGGGCTGATGGGAGGTGACATAATTCTTGAGATAAATAAAGCATATATCGGAAATTTGGATGATTACAGAAAGTCTGTGGATTCTCTTAAAGAAGGTCAGACTGCGCTTCTTCTGGTGCGAAGGGCAACGAACACAATATATGTTGCTCTTAAGATTGAGGACCAACATGATAAAGGTTGA
- a CDS encoding BtrH N-terminal domain-containing protein, whose amino-acid sequence MRRIINNWIHIPGLHCGSVALRDVISYYGYQLSEAMCFGLGSGLGFFYTQYEDMSPTRAIHLRGPGMEPNFFSLIGKPTKWKLESDGDRASEILRDYINEGIPLLIQTDIFHLAYYKSSTHFPGHVVCVWGYDDESKNVFLSDTGFEGLQSVSCEGLKNARCSKAKPYPLNNNWIEVYLENPLPELSEIVPIAIYNNAKSMLEGKRSPRGISGIETIRSWAEELEYWGDAQDWQWSSRFAYQVIEKRGTGGGGFRWIYRDFLLEAEEIIPNLKALRLSDKMDLLGRKWSDISGVLKQISECERDRELFRLASNKAHEIARLEEVFYTEILEKLG is encoded by the coding sequence ATGAGAAGGATCATAAACAATTGGATTCACATTCCTGGATTACACTGCGGTTCTGTCGCTTTAAGAGACGTTATTTCCTACTACGGGTATCAACTTTCAGAGGCTATGTGTTTTGGTCTTGGTTCAGGACTTGGATTTTTTTATACACAATACGAAGATATGAGTCCCACGAGGGCAATTCATCTCAGAGGTCCTGGAATGGAGCCCAATTTTTTCAGTCTAATTGGTAAGCCAACTAAATGGAAACTCGAATCTGATGGAGACAGAGCATCTGAAATCTTAAGGGATTATATAAACGAGGGTATCCCTTTGTTAATTCAAACCGATATATTTCATCTAGCCTATTATAAATCATCTACCCACTTTCCCGGGCATGTCGTCTGCGTGTGGGGTTATGACGATGAATCAAAGAATGTTTTCTTATCTGATACCGGGTTTGAGGGTTTGCAATCTGTTTCTTGTGAAGGGTTAAAAAACGCAAGGTGTTCAAAAGCAAAGCCATACCCATTAAATAACAACTGGATTGAGGTATATCTAGAAAACCCTTTACCAGAGTTATCTGAGATTGTTCCAATAGCAATTTATAACAATGCCAAATCGATGTTAGAAGGCAAGAGATCGCCAAGGGGTATTTCTGGAATTGAGACGATTAGATCTTGGGCAGAAGAGCTTGAGTATTGGGGTGACGCTCAAGACTGGCAATGGTCATCTAGGTTTGCGTATCAGGTGATTGAGAAGAGGGGGACCGGTGGTGGCGGGTTCAGGTGGATTTACAGGGACTTCCTATTAGAGGCCGAAGAAATCATTCCGAATCTTAAGGCTCTCAGGTTGTCAGATAAGATGGATTTGTTGGGACGAAAATGGAGTGATATTTCAGGGGTATTGAAACAGATAAGTGAATGTGAAAGAGACCGTGAGCTATTCAGATTAGCTTCAAATAAAGCCCATGAAATAGCGCGTCTGGAGGAGGTATTCTACACGGAAATTTTAGAAAAGCTAGGTTAA
- a CDS encoding HAD family hydrolase produces MKLLLFDIDGTLIHAGGAGISAVNRAFCVIYHVQDAMQGLKADGKTDPLILREMFRNTLNREYLDGEAARIYRRYLIYLEEEMKKRNPIAVPDGILQILEAVSLRDDLKLGIATGNIEEGAWLKLRYSGLDSYFKFGAFGSDSEDRGEMIRIAMERGERVLNNCRGFDQVFVMGDTPFDIIHGKAAGATVFGVATGSYPLKDLEIYNPDYLFEDLGDVETALEVFVG; encoded by the coding sequence ATGAAACTGCTTCTTTTTGACATAGATGGAACACTAATTCATGCGGGTGGCGCAGGAATAAGTGCAGTTAATAGAGCTTTTTGTGTTATCTATCACGTTCAAGACGCAATGCAAGGTCTAAAGGCTGATGGAAAAACCGATCCGCTTATTTTAAGGGAGATGTTCAGAAATACACTAAATAGGGAATACTTAGACGGAGAAGCGGCTAGGATTTATAGAAGGTATTTAATTTACCTAGAAGAGGAAATGAAGAAACGAAACCCGATAGCGGTCCCGGATGGAATATTACAAATCCTGGAAGCTGTTTCATTGAGAGATGATTTAAAATTGGGTATTGCGACGGGCAATATTGAAGAAGGGGCATGGTTAAAACTGAGATATTCAGGCTTAGACTCATACTTTAAATTCGGAGCCTTCGGCTCTGATTCAGAAGATAGAGGTGAGATGATACGCATAGCTATGGAAAGGGGGGAGAGGGTTCTCAATAATTGTAGGGGATTTGATCAGGTATTCGTGATGGGTGATACACCATTTGATATTATTCATGGAAAGGCGGCAGGGGCAACCGTATTTGGAGTTGCCACAGGTTCTTATCCATTGAAGGATTTAGAGATATATAATCCGGATTATCTTTTTGAAGATTTAGGTGACGTTGAAACTGCCCTAGAGGTTTTTGTCGGTTAG